The following are encoded together in the Candidatus Hydrogenedentota bacterium genome:
- a CDS encoding outer membrane lipoprotein-sorting protein, protein MIRRACALLMPLLAATGLAQGETPSIETIKSAAEASWKQVQSFTSDVTMDFLFPVGTEPLNLTGAGSLNYLRDKEKDKYRFKVVTKVPEPFAMEMKMDVLYDDDKVYTVTEVMGQKHKQEGKPSLEQNALPPGGGRLIEGMEAQMVLTPLESAKVGEHEVFVVEGKPRDAALPFSKAIFYIDKGLGIQRKSEIYQQDGTLGITMTFSNIQLNSNPSPSMFVPEP, encoded by the coding sequence ATGATACGTCGCGCTTGCGCCCTGCTGATGCCGTTACTCGCCGCCACCGGCCTGGCCCAGGGAGAAACCCCCTCGATAGAGACCATCAAATCCGCCGCGGAGGCCTCGTGGAAGCAGGTCCAGTCGTTCACGAGCGACGTGACTATGGACTTCCTTTTTCCCGTGGGCACTGAGCCCCTCAACCTGACGGGCGCCGGGTCACTTAATTACCTGCGGGATAAGGAAAAGGACAAGTATCGCTTCAAAGTCGTCACCAAAGTTCCCGAGCCCTTCGCCATGGAAATGAAGATGGATGTGCTGTATGACGACGACAAGGTGTACACCGTGACCGAGGTCATGGGGCAGAAGCACAAGCAGGAGGGCAAGCCTTCCCTGGAGCAGAACGCCCTCCCGCCTGGCGGCGGCAGACTGATCGAAGGAATGGAAGCTCAGATGGTGCTGACGCCCCTGGAAAGCGCCAAAGTGGGCGAGCACGAAGTATTCGTCGTCGAAGGCAAGCCTCGGGATGCGGCCCTGCCTTTTTCCAAAGCGATCTTCTATATCGACAAGGGTCTCGGCATCCAGCGGAAATCGGAGATCTACCAGCAGGACGGCACCCTGGGGATTACCATGACTTTCAGCAATATCCAGCTCAATTCGAACCCGAGCCCCAGCATGTTTGTGCCCGAGCCCTGA
- a CDS encoding RNA polymerase sigma factor, translated as MDDFIEQVERYRDEFYRYVLRTLWDPGNADDVFSSAVLAAWENQHKFTPGTNFRAWMYRIITNKCYVANRVTGRTPAPIDDVPESSFMDLSDEHGYYDVLDNPQEVLEECGDEVNVALGKLSAAQRTCLLLRGVEKFSYKEIAEIMEIPVGTVMTHLSRGRAKLRKELLAYAQEQGIVRNLPRLIPRALRDTDESGLQSHGTA; from the coding sequence ATGGACGACTTCATCGAACAAGTTGAGCGTTATCGTGATGAATTCTATCGGTATGTGCTGAGGACTCTCTGGGACCCCGGCAATGCGGACGACGTCTTCTCGTCCGCGGTGCTGGCCGCCTGGGAGAATCAACACAAGTTCACGCCGGGCACGAATTTCCGCGCCTGGATGTACCGGATCATCACGAACAAGTGTTACGTGGCCAATCGCGTTACCGGCAGAACACCGGCCCCGATCGACGATGTTCCGGAGTCGTCCTTCATGGACTTGTCCGACGAGCACGGTTACTACGACGTGCTGGACAACCCTCAGGAGGTGTTGGAGGAGTGCGGCGACGAGGTCAACGTCGCCCTGGGAAAACTTTCGGCCGCACAGCGAACCTGCCTGCTGCTGCGGGGCGTGGAAAAGTTCTCCTACAAGGAAATTGCCGAGATTATGGAAATACCGGTGGGTACGGTGATGACCCACCTCTCTCGCGGCCGGGCGAAGCTCCGAAAAGAGCTCCTGGCCTATGCGCAGGAACAAGGGATCGTACGGAATCTGCCGCGGCTTATCCCGCGCGCACTTCGCGATACGGATGAAAGCGGCTTGCAAAGCCACGGTACCGCATAA
- a CDS encoding endonuclease/exonuclease/phosphatase family protein, with protein MGKIPAKKFIKLFTLLSAVLAVALGGLLLLMNSRAGVGDDLSESALLATPPAPLGAPVTLKVVTFNIQDLYIAGKDRPLRMRAIGAKLMILDPDIVGFQEAFIASDRAVLLKELESTRLKYHQYYPSGNVGSGLLIASAFPIKEVYFHRFTTSNPFYKIWEGDWWAGKGVALARLELPEGHIDFYNTHAQAGYGNPAYDLVRNEQMAELAAFVKRSHTGSAPALLAGDMNCRIEDAEFQTAVNGAGLARVMSGESRIDHIFARTDARYTFEVIKTEPIEAKVKLSEKEISLSDHIGYMSTIAIRPNETTTNRSEP; from the coding sequence TTGGGCAAAATTCCGGCGAAGAAATTCATCAAGCTGTTCACACTGCTCTCGGCTGTTTTGGCGGTTGCCCTTGGCGGCCTGCTGTTGCTCATGAACAGCCGTGCGGGGGTGGGGGATGATCTATCCGAAAGCGCCCTCCTCGCGACCCCACCCGCGCCGCTCGGCGCGCCCGTGACGTTGAAGGTGGTCACCTTCAACATCCAGGATCTTTACATCGCAGGCAAAGATCGTCCACTGCGGATGCGCGCTATCGGCGCGAAGCTCATGATCCTGGATCCCGACATCGTGGGCTTTCAGGAGGCCTTTATCGCTTCCGACCGCGCCGTGCTGCTGAAGGAACTCGAATCCACTCGATTGAAATATCATCAATACTATCCCAGCGGGAATGTGGGCAGCGGGCTTCTGATTGCCAGCGCCTTCCCTATCAAAGAGGTTTACTTTCACCGCTTCACCACGTCCAATCCTTTCTATAAGATCTGGGAGGGCGACTGGTGGGCCGGCAAGGGCGTGGCCCTGGCCCGGTTGGAACTGCCCGAGGGCCACATCGACTTTTACAACACCCACGCCCAGGCGGGCTACGGCAACCCCGCCTACGACCTCGTGCGCAACGAGCAGATGGCCGAGCTCGCTGCTTTTGTCAAGCGCAGCCACACCGGAAGCGCCCCGGCGCTGCTGGCGGGCGACATGAATTGCCGTATCGAGGACGCCGAGTTTCAGACCGCGGTCAACGGCGCGGGGCTCGCGCGCGTTATGTCCGGCGAATCCCGAATCGACCACATCTTCGCCCGCACCGACGCCCGCTATACATTTGAAGTAATCAAGACGGAGCCGATCGAGGCCAAGGTCAAGCTGAGCGAGAAGGAGATCTCCTTGAGCGACCACATCGGCTATATGAGCACTATTGCGATCCGCCCAAATGAAACCACTACGAACAGGAGTGAACCATGA
- a CDS encoding GntR family transcriptional regulator, translating into MQATAYNRVAATLRDQILSGTWQGSNQLPTERELCERFQTSRITIRRALQILEDEQLVERHQGVGTFIKSNPERKIPLLTTDYFGSIQTHAPDLSRRLEYLRTAAANEATAKALQLAPGESVLEGVRVDRLREEPIATDQVFIVQRFADRLDIAHFEEMDFLALWARRQRIALDYCTQSIEATRALKPIATLLNIKTNDIVLKETNVVTVSGGIPAGLFITHYRHDVFRFESTIDLKSRGTLGKSHG; encoded by the coding sequence ATGCAAGCCACCGCCTACAACCGCGTCGCCGCCACCCTCCGTGACCAGATCCTTTCGGGCACCTGGCAAGGCAGCAACCAGTTGCCGACGGAGCGGGAACTCTGCGAGCGGTTTCAAACATCGCGCATCACCATTCGCCGGGCCCTACAGATTCTGGAGGATGAGCAACTGGTGGAACGCCATCAGGGCGTGGGCACCTTTATCAAGTCCAATCCGGAACGCAAGATACCCCTGCTGACGACAGACTACTTCGGCAGCATCCAGACCCATGCGCCCGATCTCAGTCGCCGCCTGGAATATCTCCGCACGGCCGCGGCGAACGAAGCGACCGCGAAAGCCCTGCAACTCGCCCCCGGCGAGTCGGTGCTGGAAGGGGTGCGCGTGGATCGTCTCCGCGAGGAGCCCATCGCCACGGACCAGGTGTTCATCGTGCAGCGCTTCGCCGACCGCCTGGACATCGCCCATTTCGAGGAAATGGACTTTCTTGCCCTCTGGGCCCGGCGGCAACGGATCGCGCTGGACTATTGCACCCAGTCCATTGAAGCAACCCGCGCCCTGAAGCCCATTGCCACCCTGCTCAACATCAAGACGAACGATATCGTGCTCAAAGAGACCAATGTGGTAACTGTTTCCGGCGGCATACCCGCGGGACTCTTTATCACCCATTATCGCCACGACGTATTTCGCTTCGAGAGCACCATTGACCTCAAATCGCGCGGCACCCTGGGGAAATCCCATGGCTGA
- a CDS encoding FGGY-family carbohydrate kinase, with translation MLNPSGTILVFDLGTTNFKGTLFDINGELKALVRIPTPFTNTRGMHSEVSVAAFDAAIQQIADELRASAPADYAAITAVTFSSQTNSFVLLAPSGEALTPFIIWNDRRAAAIDPPLDAFITLPDFYARSGVPGLSPEFMLAKLYWHQEETAELWERVDRILLISDYLTWRFTGKFVTEAGTAGLTGLIDIHTLEWRDDALALIALERDSLCDIVRAGTNLGRVTPAASEAFHLSSDCRFVVGCLDQFAGAIGAGNTQCGDISETTGTVLATVRCADEFAPVVGSPVFWGPSASPGRYYQMIFGDVSANLLEAFRNALPEPMEFDALGEEAANASSGRLILPRNLDTPALLELVRAWANMEPRGEAVRAIFEGVANSLSDQLEQLCGPSRPSEIHSVGGAARSKVWMAIKSDILGIPARAVDCPEPTSLGAALLAMHGLSGISLESLAARCVKLAGTE, from the coding sequence ATGTTGAATCCTTCCGGCACCATTCTCGTGTTCGATCTTGGCACAACCAATTTCAAGGGCACGCTTTTCGACATCAACGGGGAACTCAAGGCCCTCGTCCGCATCCCCACGCCCTTCACCAACACGCGCGGCATGCACAGTGAAGTGTCGGTAGCAGCCTTTGATGCGGCCATCCAGCAGATCGCAGACGAACTCCGGGCCTCGGCGCCTGCGGACTACGCCGCCATCACTGCGGTCACCTTTTCCAGCCAGACAAACAGCTTCGTACTGCTTGCACCATCAGGAGAGGCCCTCACCCCCTTCATTATCTGGAATGATCGCCGCGCAGCCGCCATCGATCCGCCACTGGACGCCTTCATAACACTGCCCGATTTCTACGCGAGATCGGGCGTTCCCGGACTCTCGCCGGAGTTCATGCTGGCCAAGCTCTACTGGCACCAGGAAGAAACCGCCGAACTATGGGAGCGCGTAGATCGTATTCTCCTCATCAGCGACTATCTCACGTGGCGCTTTACTGGCAAGTTTGTGACTGAAGCGGGTACGGCGGGGCTGACCGGACTCATCGACATTCATACGCTGGAATGGCGCGACGATGCGTTGGCCCTGATCGCCCTGGAGCGGGACAGCCTCTGCGACATCGTCCGCGCGGGCACCAATCTGGGTAGGGTGACGCCGGCTGCAAGCGAAGCATTTCACCTTTCATCTGATTGCCGGTTTGTCGTCGGCTGTCTGGATCAGTTTGCGGGGGCTATCGGCGCGGGCAACACGCAATGCGGCGACATCTCCGAAACCACCGGCACCGTCCTGGCCACGGTGCGTTGCGCGGATGAGTTCGCGCCCGTCGTGGGGAGCCCCGTGTTCTGGGGACCTTCCGCTTCGCCCGGTCGCTACTACCAGATGATTTTTGGCGATGTTTCCGCCAATCTGCTCGAAGCCTTTCGCAATGCCCTGCCCGAGCCGATGGAGTTTGACGCGCTCGGTGAAGAAGCGGCGAATGCTTCGAGTGGACGACTCATTTTGCCCCGCAATCTGGATACGCCGGCGCTTTTGGAACTTGTGCGCGCCTGGGCCAATATGGAGCCACGCGGCGAGGCCGTGCGCGCCATCTTCGAAGGCGTGGCGAATTCCCTGAGCGATCAACTCGAACAACTGTGCGGTCCGTCGCGCCCGAGCGAGATTCACAGCGTGGGCGGTGCGGCGCGGAGCAAGGTGTGGATGGCGATCAAGTCCGATATCCTGGGTATTCCTGCCCGAGCGGTGGACTGTCCCGAACCCACGAGTCTTGGCGCGGCCCTGCTGGCGATGCACGGTCTCAGTGGTATATCGTTGGAGTCATTGGCGGCGCGATGTGTGAAATTGGCGGGTACAGAATAA
- a CDS encoding amidohydrolase family protein, with translation MRQLTLTDDDRQIYRTEIAPWLPTRIFDAHTHLLINRCHPQIAETLSFAEDDLLGNVDLPWLQHWWEVLLPGINVRGMVMGYPTPDVLMAEENLEVATQCAPAGHIFAWLVKPSDSLERLEADILRHRPAVLKPYMCFVEGKPMNDSDITDLIPEGQLALADKYGLAVMLHVAKQAGMGDADNLRDIALLSKAFPNCQFILAHCGRCFIAPNAEKMVAELVRADNVWMDTSAVCDAGVFLTVLKHYDRSKILFGSDLVTAVGFRGNYVRMGLSWHCCTDGMVARQGGMAHRSTFAAYENLASLCFAMRFLEIDTAGREAIFFANAERLFKPFL, from the coding sequence ATGCGCCAGTTGACCCTCACCGATGACGACCGCCAGATCTACCGCACCGAGATCGCGCCCTGGCTTCCGACGCGCATCTTCGACGCCCACACGCACCTGCTGATCAACCGCTGCCACCCGCAAATCGCGGAGACCCTCTCCTTTGCCGAAGACGATCTTCTGGGCAATGTGGATCTTCCGTGGCTCCAGCACTGGTGGGAGGTCCTCCTTCCCGGCATCAATGTGCGCGGGATGGTCATGGGCTACCCCACGCCCGACGTGCTGATGGCGGAAGAAAACCTGGAAGTGGCGACCCAGTGCGCGCCGGCGGGGCATATCTTCGCGTGGCTTGTGAAGCCGTCCGACTCGCTGGAGCGGCTTGAGGCCGATATCCTTCGGCATCGCCCGGCGGTGCTGAAGCCCTACATGTGCTTTGTCGAAGGCAAGCCCATGAACGATTCGGACATCACGGATCTCATCCCGGAGGGGCAGCTCGCCCTGGCGGACAAGTATGGTCTCGCGGTGATGCTCCACGTGGCGAAACAGGCGGGCATGGGCGACGCCGACAATCTCAGGGACATTGCCCTGCTTTCAAAGGCGTTTCCCAACTGCCAGTTCATCCTCGCCCACTGCGGGCGTTGCTTCATCGCGCCAAATGCGGAGAAGATGGTGGCCGAGCTGGTTCGGGCGGACAACGTCTGGATGGACACGTCCGCCGTGTGCGACGCGGGCGTGTTTCTCACCGTGTTGAAGCACTACGACCGTTCAAAAATCCTGTTCGGCTCCGACCTTGTCACGGCGGTGGGTTTTCGTGGCAATTATGTCCGCATGGGCCTGAGCTGGCATTGCTGCACCGATGGGATGGTGGCGCGCCAGGGCGGCATGGCCCACCGAAGCACCTTCGCGGCCTATGAAAACCTGGCGTCGCTGTGCTTTGCCATGCGCTTTCTGGAAATTGACACAGCGGGCCGGGAGGCCATTTTCTTCGCCAACGCAGAGCGACTCTTCAAGCCCTTCCTCTGA
- a CDS encoding neutral/alkaline non-lysosomal ceramidase N-terminal domain-containing protein: MNNQLFAGAAAVDITPATSLHLFGYPHVARNSTGVHDPLYSSALYLKSGGEQQLFIGNDVIFVPKDLAGRARNRLASSTGIPASAICLSATHTHSGPDTVAYVSNAADHTVPPPDEAFLQQLEDGIVAAGEAAVKSAVAAEIAFAIADGSCVGGNRRNPAGPSIPEVPVWLVRDAVTQAPIGVMLIVSMHPTVLHEDSTLYSGDFPGLTRQRLQAAWQGLPVIYHTGACGNQSPRHVVKANTFAEAERLGFALADNVLEAMAAPKFSAELTLGHGATSDRLPLRVFPGEAEAAAAVDTATARFERLKQANPGSPETRTAETDLFGAQETLTLAQAVRRGLVDAAAAKCIPAEVQCFRLGDQRIAAFPGEVFVEFVLDLQAEFPKLHAITMANGELQGYLVTEEALAEGGYEASNALFKSPDGATILMDLAAELLCEPALEI, translated from the coding sequence TTGAACAACCAACTCTTCGCCGGCGCGGCGGCGGTGGATATCACCCCCGCGACGTCCCTTCACCTCTTCGGCTACCCCCACGTGGCCCGCAACAGCACGGGCGTCCACGATCCCCTCTACAGTTCCGCGCTCTACCTCAAGTCGGGCGGCGAGCAGCAACTTTTCATTGGCAACGATGTCATTTTCGTGCCCAAAGATCTTGCGGGCCGCGCGCGCAACCGCCTCGCATCGTCCACGGGCATCCCCGCGAGCGCCATCTGCCTGTCGGCGACCCACACGCACTCCGGGCCGGATACGGTGGCCTACGTGAGCAACGCGGCCGACCACACGGTGCCGCCGCCGGACGAGGCCTTTCTCCAGCAACTGGAGGATGGCATTGTGGCGGCGGGCGAGGCGGCGGTGAAATCCGCCGTGGCGGCGGAGATCGCGTTTGCCATTGCCGATGGTTCGTGCGTGGGCGGGAACCGGCGCAACCCCGCCGGACCGAGTATTCCCGAGGTGCCCGTGTGGCTTGTGCGCGACGCGGTGACTCAGGCGCCCATCGGTGTCATGTTGATTGTATCCATGCACCCTACGGTGCTGCACGAAGACTCTACGCTGTACAGCGGCGACTTTCCCGGCCTCACGCGGCAACGCCTTCAAGCAGCGTGGCAGGGCCTTCCCGTGATCTATCACACGGGCGCCTGCGGCAACCAGAGCCCGCGCCATGTGGTGAAGGCGAACACCTTCGCCGAAGCGGAGCGCCTGGGCTTTGCCCTCGCCGACAACGTGCTGGAGGCCATGGCCGCGCCGAAATTCAGCGCTGAATTGACACTGGGCCACGGTGCCACGTCCGACAGGCTGCCCCTGCGAGTCTTCCCCGGCGAGGCGGAAGCGGCGGCGGCGGTGGACACGGCAACCGCCCGATTCGAGCGATTGAAACAGGCGAATCCGGGCAGCCCCGAGACGCGCACGGCGGAGACGGATCTTTTTGGAGCCCAGGAGACCTTAACGCTGGCCCAGGCGGTCCGCCGTGGGCTGGTGGATGCGGCGGCGGCGAAGTGCATACCCGCCGAAGTGCAATGCTTCCGCCTCGGTGATCAGCGGATCGCGGCGTTCCCCGGTGAAGTCTTTGTGGAGTTTGTCCTCGATTTGCAGGCGGAGTTTCCGAAGCTCCATGCCATCACCATGGCCAATGGTGAACTGCAGGGCTATCTGGTAACAGAAGAGGCCCTGGCCGAAGGCGGCTACGAAGCGTCGAACGCCCTGTTTAAGAGTCCAGACGGTGCAACCATTCTGATGGACCTCGCGGCGGAACTGCTCTGCGAGCCGGCGCTGGAAATATGA
- a CDS encoding sugar phosphate isomerase/epimerase, giving the protein MSNPVSRRGFLQTASVTGAAALGAGATTLSAPVKATAAEKYKYQGGISPWPLSMNTSTIRPASLQDKIKVTAEAGWDAIEPWINDLEKYEEEGGNLKDLGKQIKDLGLFVPNVIGLWESIPADQAAWEASLEVTRRRMRQCADIGSIHVAAIPTPDRENFDVKWGAERYRDLLRIGREDYNIIVAIEFIGFLKGLNKFGMACSLAVDSDDPTACIVADTFHLWRGGSGFNGIQLLNEKIIGNFHWNDIGADAKPEGTGDASRILPGDGVLPLHQALRDLKAIGYTRTLSLELFNEELWKKDPKEVSEIGLRKMREGVEKALA; this is encoded by the coding sequence ATGTCCAATCCTGTAAGCCGTCGCGGCTTCCTCCAGACCGCCTCGGTCACCGGCGCGGCCGCGCTTGGCGCCGGCGCAACCACGCTCTCAGCCCCGGTGAAAGCGACTGCGGCGGAGAAATACAAATACCAGGGCGGAATCAGCCCCTGGCCCCTCTCGATGAACACCAGCACCATTCGCCCCGCTTCCCTGCAGGACAAGATCAAGGTGACGGCGGAAGCGGGATGGGACGCCATCGAGCCCTGGATCAACGACTTGGAAAAGTATGAGGAAGAAGGGGGCAACCTCAAGGACCTCGGAAAGCAGATTAAAGACCTGGGCCTCTTTGTGCCCAACGTTATCGGACTGTGGGAAAGCATCCCCGCCGATCAGGCCGCCTGGGAGGCCTCGCTCGAAGTCACCCGCCGCCGCATGCGCCAATGCGCCGATATCGGCTCCATACACGTGGCGGCCATTCCCACGCCCGATCGGGAAAACTTCGACGTGAAGTGGGGTGCGGAACGCTATCGGGATCTGCTGCGCATCGGTCGGGAAGACTACAACATCATCGTGGCCATCGAGTTCATCGGCTTTCTCAAAGGACTCAATAAGTTCGGCATGGCCTGCTCGCTGGCCGTGGATTCCGACGATCCCACAGCATGCATCGTGGCCGACACGTTTCACCTGTGGCGGGGCGGCTCCGGTTTCAACGGAATCCAATTGCTGAATGAGAAGATCATCGGCAACTTCCATTGGAACGACATCGGCGCGGACGCGAAGCCCGAAGGTACGGGCGACGCCTCGCGTATTCTTCCGGGCGATGGCGTTCTGCCCCTGCATCAGGCCCTGCGCGATCTGAAGGCCATCGGCTACACGCGCACCCTTTCCCTGGAACTCTTCAATGAAGAACTGTGGAAAAAGGATCCGAAGGAAGTGTCGGAGATCGGCCTCCGCAAAATGCGCGAAGGCGTGGAAAAGGCGCTCGCCTGA